The following proteins are co-located in the Fusarium verticillioides 7600 chromosome 7, whole genome shotgun sequence genome:
- a CDS encoding MFS transporter, PHS family, inorganic phosphate transporter, which yields MPDYDEDMLPPPASGSQQDRTWGGNNAFHNFFNDFSHIPDPNLRRRLALSEIDKVPFGAYHVRAVLVAGVGFFLDSYDIFAINLITILLGVVFWGDPNPQNGFSGNDGYLPDPVNQAFKASTSAGIVVGMIVFGWLADGFGRRRMYGVELGIIILATLCCALISSSPAMGSTGLLIFWRIIMGIGIGGDYPLSSVITSEFAPTRWRGAMVAAVFSMQGLGQLAAAIVALITTVAFKDAFIGAADESQCGFECRLAADRAWRIIVGVGAIPACAALYYRITIPETPRYTFDIEHDVEKADADIKAYVTSKSKGSFDVVHQVRSKRVAGRSLDVPRASWSDLISFFRQWANFKMLLGTTLSWFFLDLAFYGLGLNNTFVLQAVGYGAGDSLFEKLHNQAVGMIILTCAGSLPGYWTAILSVDTFGRKPLQVFGFLLLTIIFCILGFAYKSLPQGGLLALYIVAQFLFNAGPNTTTFIVPGECFPTRYRSTGHGISAAMGKIGAIIAQGISIPMMRQGSPEGCKGTDCAPNMHRLLQLFALFMLLGTLVSLLIPETKGMTLEELSGEPRTSYNSGCNGSISLGSPKLRAWNPFVGGQPAGFSYPRSRVSHFRKSDRVGIMTSPELMAETSRLRKPRIWRRHRKAKSSSGTDIALSTRSSGTGEDEIFPAGPPASSSTPPQPPPTWGAGWGRIDRGGPPPLLNSVQLQDVGSLLTK from the exons ATGCCAGACTACGACGAAGATATGCTGCCTCCTCCGGCATCAGGCTCTCAGCAGGATCGCACTTGGGGTGGTAATAACGCTTTtcacaacttcttcaacgactTCTCTCACATCCCTGACCCAAATCTTCGCCGCCGTCTTGCTTTATCTGAGATTGATAAAGTCCCTTTTGGTGCATACC ATGTCCGCGCTGTATTAGTAGCAGGTGTTGGTTTCTTCCTTGACTCTTACGATATTTttgccatcaacctcatcacaATACTACTTGGAGTTGTCTTTTGGGGCGATCCTAATCCTCAAAACGGCTTCAGTGGCAATGATGGATATCTCCCCGACCCAGTTAACCAAGCATTCAAGGCCTCTACGAGTGCTGGAATTGTGGTGGGAATGATCGTCTTTGGATGGCTAGCAGA TGGCTTTGGTCGACGCCGCATGTATGGTGTTGAATTGGGCATTATTATCCTAGCGACGCTTTGCTGCGCTCTCATTTCGTCTAGCCCTGCAATGGGATCGACAGGTCTCCTAATCTTTTGGCGTATCATCATG GGCATTGGAATTGGCGGCGACTACCCACTCTCAAGTGTCATTACCTCCGA GTTCGCTCCGACAAGATGGCGCGGCGCTATGGTTGCTGCTGTCTTCTCTATGCAGGGACTTGGACAGCTAGCAGCTGCTATTGTTGCCCTAATCACTACTGTTGCTTTCAAGGACGCCTTTATTGGAGCTGCTGACGAAAGTCAATGCGGTTTCGAGTGCCGACTGGCCGCTGACCGAGCCTGGCGAATTATTGTTGGAGTGGGAGCCATTCCTGCTTGTGCCGCCCTTTATTACCGTATCACTATCCCGGAAACCCCTCGATATACCTTTGATATTGAGCATGACGTCGAGAAAGCCGATGCCGACATCAAAGCATACGTTACCAGCAAGTCCAAGGGTTCCTTTGACGTTGTTCACCAAGTCAGGAGTAAGCGCGTAGCTGGACGTAGCCTTGACGTCCCTCGTGCCTCCTGGTCTGATCTTATTTCCTTCTTCCGCCAATGGGCCAATTTCAAGATGCTATTAGGCACAACTTTGTCCTGGTTCTTTTTG GACCTCGCTTTCTATGGTCTTGGCCTTAATAATACCTTTGTCCTTCAAGCAGTGGGCTATGGTGCTGGCGACTCCCTTTTCGAAAAGCTTCACAACCAAGCTGTCGGAATGATCATTTTGACATGTGCTGGATCACTCCCTGGCTACTGGACTGCCATTCTTAGCGTCGACACTTTTGGTCGTAAGCCGCTACAGGTTTTCGGATTTCTCCTGCTCACCATTATCTTCTGTATCCTCGGCTTTGCTTACAAGAGCCTTCCACAAGGGGGTTTGCTTGCGCTCTACATTGTAGCCCAGTTTCTCTTCAACGCTGGCCCTAACACGACCACTTTCATCGTTCCTGGCGAATGTTTTCCTACCCGATATCGATCGACCGGCCATGGCATCTCGGCTGCCATGGGTAAAATCGGAGCAATTATTGCGCAGGGTATCAGCATCCCTATGATGCGACAGGGATCCCCCGAGGGTTGTAAAGGTACCGATTGTGCGCCAAACATGCACCGACTGCTCCAACTCTTTGCCCTTTTCATGTTGCTTGGTACTCTGGTTTCCTTGTTGATTCCGGAGACCAAGGGCATGACTTTGGAGGAGCTGTCTGGAGAGCCTCGTACAAGCTACAATTCTGGATGTAATGGTAGTATCAGTCTTGGGTCACCAAAGCTCAGAGCTTGGAACCCCTTTGTGGGTGGTCAGCCCGCAGGATTCTCGTATCCTAGATCAAGAGTGAGTCACTTCCGAAAGAGTGATCGTGTTGGTATTATGACCTCACCGGAACTCATGGCTGAGACATCCCGGCTTCGAAAACCTCGCATCTGGAGAAGACACCGCAAGGCCAAGTCGAGCAGCGGTACAGATATCGCTTTGAGCACTCGAAGCTCTGGTACAGGAGAGGATGAAATCTTTCCAGCAGGCCCGCCTGCATCCTCATCTACTCCTCCACAGCCGCCGCCGACTTGGGGAGCTGGCTGGGGACGGATAGATAGAGGAGGACCCCCTCCGCTGCTCAACTCGGTCCAGTTGCAGGATGTTGGCAGTCTCTTGACGAAATGA
- a CDS encoding homoserine O-acetyltransferase, with protein sequence MVICHALTGSADVSDWWGPLLGGPGRAFDTSRFFIVCMNSLGSPYGTASPVTAKDNDPSKGRYGPEFPLTTIRDDVNLHKLILDDLGVKQLAAVVGGSLGGMFVLEWAYFGKDYIRCIVPIATSSRHSAWGISWGEAQRQSIYADPKYDDGYYAFDDPPSTGLGAARMSALLTYRSRNSFESRFGRNIPDPSKVQTIGGRPRPSTPSEAHFHIHNDGHVVKRTSISRQNSTTDAASTAESPAVPDVADPQFHGPTNGSLTGGELPQSHYFSAQSYLRYQGRKFVTRFDSNCYIAMTRKLDTHDVSRNRADTIADALAMIQQPTLVLGIESDGLFTFAEQEEIAQHVPNARLERIESPEGHDAFLLQFEQVNNYVLSFFKEVLPDIMSKDGGAPEEASVGQITKSSTFGEAEVEDITAW encoded by the exons ATGGTAATCTGCCATGCTCTCACCGGAAGTGCCGATGTGAGCGACTGGTGGGGTCCTCTACTTGGAGGTCCTGGCCGAGCTTTTGACACTTCGAGGTTCTTCATTGTTTGTATGAACAGTCTTGGTAGCCCTTATGGTACCGCAAGCCCAGTAACTGCCAAGGACAATGATCCAAGCAAGGGTCGATACGGACCCGAGTTCCCTCTCACTACAATTCGAGATGACGTCAA CCtccacaagctcatccttgatgatctaGGCGTGAAGCaacttgctgctgttgttggaggtTCTCTGGGTGGTATGTTTGTGCTTGAGTGGGCATACTTTGGCAAGGACTATATCCGATGCATCGTCCCTATCGCGACCTCAAGCAGACATAGCGCTTGGGGTATCAGCTGGGGTGAGGCTCAACGACAGAGCATCTACGCCGACCCCAAGTACGACGATGGATATTATGCCTTTGACGACCCCCCTTCAACTGGTCTAGGTGCGGCTCGTATGTCTGCTTTGCTCACATATCGAAGCCGCAACTCCTTCGAGTCGAGATTCGGACGCAACATCCCCGACCCATCCAAGGTCCAAACCATTGGAGGTCGACCTCGCCCCTCGACTCCCTCAGAGGCACACTTCCATATTCACAACGATGGCCATGTCGTAAAGCGTACATCCATATCTCGCCAGAACAGCACAACTGATGCAGCCTCAACTGCTGAGTCACCTGCTGTGCCCGATGTAGCGGATCCTCAATTCCATGGACCTACCAATGGTAGCCTCACTGGAGGAGAGCTGCCTCAGTCGCACTATTTCTCCGCCCAGTCGTATTTACGATACCAGGGACGTAAGTTTGTTACGCGATTCGACAGCAACTGCTACATTGCCATGACTCGTAAATTGGACACGCATGACGTGTCACGCAACCGAGCAGACACCATCGCAGATGCACTAGCTATGATCCAACAACCCACGCTTGTTTTGGGCATTGAGAGCGATGGCCTCTTCACTTttgctgagcaggaggagattgCACAGCACGTACCTAATGCGCGTCTCGAGCGAATCGAGAGTCCTGAAGGTCACGATGCATTTTTGTTGCAGTTTGAGCAGGTCAACAACTACGTTCTCTCATTTTTCAAGGAGGTCTTGCCTGATATCATGTCCAAGGATGGCGGAGCACCCGAGGAGGCCAGTGTTGGGCAAATCACAAAGTCGAGCACatttggagaagctgaagttgaggatattACTGCGTGGTAG
- a CDS encoding homoserine O-acetyltransferase, whose protein sequence is MPAATMAENTNTNGGSRQHYERTQSQPENPFSALIPEQQIAIVPEFTLESGVTLYNLPVAYTTRGKLNEEGNNAMVICHALTGSADVSDWWGPLLGGPGRAFDTSRFFIVCMNSLGSPYGTASPVTAKDNDPSKGRYGPEFPLTTIRDDVNLHKLILDDLGVKQLAAVVGGSLGGMFVLEWAYFGKDYIRCIVPIATSSRHSAWGISWGEAQRQSIYADPKYDDGYYAFDDPPSTGLGAARMSALLTYRSRNSFESRFGRNIPDPSKVQTIGGRPRPSTPSEAHFHIHNDGHVVKRTSISRQNSTTDAASTAESPAVPDVADPQFHGPTNGSLTGGELPQSHYFSAQSYLRYQGRKFVTRFDSNCYIAMTRKLDTHDVSRNRADTIADALAMIQQPTLVLGIESDGLFTFAEQEEIAQHVPNARLERIESPEGHDAFLLQFEQVNNYVLSFFKEVLPDIMSKDGGAPEEASVGQITKSSTFGEAEVEDITAW, encoded by the exons ATGCCAGCTGCGACTATGGCTGAAAACACTAACACAAATGGCGGTTCTCGTCAACATTATG AAAGAACGCAATCACAGCCTGAGAACCCGTTCTCTGCCCTCATTCCTGAGCAGCAGATAGCGATTGTTCCAGAATTCACTCTCGAGTCCGGAGTCACACTCTACAACCTACCAGTTGCTTATACAACTCGCGGCAAACTCAATGAAGAGGGCAACAATGCCATGGTAATCTGCCATGCTCTCACCGGAAGTGCCGATGTGAGCGACTGGTGGGGTCCTCTACTTGGAGGTCCTGGCCGAGCTTTTGACACTTCGAGGTTCTTCATTGTTTGTATGAACAGTCTTGGTAGCCCTTATGGTACCGCAAGCCCAGTAACTGCCAAGGACAATGATCCAAGCAAGGGTCGATACGGACCCGAGTTCCCTCTCACTACAATTCGAGATGACGTCAA CCtccacaagctcatccttgatgatctaGGCGTGAAGCaacttgctgctgttgttggaggtTCTCTGGGTGGTATGTTTGTGCTTGAGTGGGCATACTTTGGCAAGGACTATATCCGATGCATCGTCCCTATCGCGACCTCAAGCAGACATAGCGCTTGGGGTATCAGCTGGGGTGAGGCTCAACGACAGAGCATCTACGCCGACCCCAAGTACGACGATGGATATTATGCCTTTGACGACCCCCCTTCAACTGGTCTAGGTGCGGCTCGTATGTCTGCTTTGCTCACATATCGAAGCCGCAACTCCTTCGAGTCGAGATTCGGACGCAACATCCCCGACCCATCCAAGGTCCAAACCATTGGAGGTCGACCTCGCCCCTCGACTCCCTCAGAGGCACACTTCCATATTCACAACGATGGCCATGTCGTAAAGCGTACATCCATATCTCGCCAGAACAGCACAACTGATGCAGCCTCAACTGCTGAGTCACCTGCTGTGCCCGATGTAGCGGATCCTCAATTCCATGGACCTACCAATGGTAGCCTCACTGGAGGAGAGCTGCCTCAGTCGCACTATTTCTCCGCCCAGTCGTATTTACGATACCAGGGACGTAAGTTTGTTACGCGATTCGACAGCAACTGCTACATTGCCATGACTCGTAAATTGGACACGCATGACGTGTCACGCAACCGAGCAGACACCATCGCAGATGCACTAGCTATGATCCAACAACCCACGCTTGTTTTGGGCATTGAGAGCGATGGCCTCTTCACTTttgctgagcaggaggagattgCACAGCACGTACCTAATGCGCGTCTCGAGCGAATCGAGAGTCCTGAAGGTCACGATGCATTTTTGTTGCAGTTTGAGCAGGTCAACAACTACGTTCTCTCATTTTTCAAGGAGGTCTTGCCTGATATCATGTCCAAGGATGGCGGAGCACCCGAGGAGGCCAGTGTTGGGCAAATCACAAAGTCGAGCACatttggagaagctgaagttgaggatattACTGCGTGGTAG
- a CDS encoding cell wall integrity and stress response component, whose amino-acid sequence MKSLLHLCCTRPHMLSCSVSLVKFLDQVIVIMSPLSRRAKQAGLLFLIASSWAPLAATLNIEYCASYNTGETPRNTSIYQTNGLCHDFCIDDWAYAITQDKLCWCSNYAPVKSTQVDDSKCDIPCPAWPDEVCGGDGVYGYVSLGNVEPSGSRGPSPSSTKNTVTLKPSSTSISTSTSTSSSEPETTSTTEDETSATSTAEDESTTSSSRTSVVQTVTAGGTIRTVTVAAPTETGGTTASENTNDSTTEKSGLGTGQVVGIVVGVIAAVIGAAALVLFLWFRRKKQQNEQEAYQDDPSVRDSSSGIARPDMSMAGSPIASAAAGSRNSTLQVDPRMDPFKQGLYVRSASHESINTLRDDHDYSRRIQAPKVLRATNPDPTPEP is encoded by the exons ATGAAAAGCCTGCTTCATCTCTGTTGCACCCGACCTCACATGCTCTCTTGCTCAGTCTCTTTGGTAAAG tttcttgaccaagtcaTAGTCATCATGTCCCCTCTTTCCAGACGTGCCAAACAGGCAGGCTTGCTCTTCTTaatagcatcatcatgggcgCCTCTAGCTGCTACTCTAAACATCGAATATTGTGCTAGCTACAATACTGGCGAGACCCCCAGGA ATACGAGCATCTATCAGACAAATGGCCTTTGCCATGATTTCTGTATCGATGACTGGGCGTACGCTATCACTCAAGACAAGCTATGTTGGTGTTCGAATTACGCACCGGTCAAGTCAACCCAAGTGGACGACTCCAAGTGCGATATTCCTTGCCCAGCATGGCCTGACGAAGTCTGCGGTGGTGACGGAGTATACGGATATGTGTCTCTAGGCAACGTCGAGCCTTCCGGCTCAAGGGGCCCTTCcccctcatcaaccaaa AATACGGTGACTCTAAAGCCATCATCCACATCCATATCGACCTCCACGTCCACGTCCAGCTCAGAGCCTgaaacaacttcaact ACCGAGGACGAAACCTCAGCTACGAGCACAGCCGAGGATGAGTCAACTACATCTAGTTCGCGCACCTCTGTCGTCCAGACTGTCACTGCTGGGGGTACTATCAGGACCGTCACTGTGGCAGCCCCGACGGAGACTGGTGGAACGACCGCAAGCGAAAACACCAATGACTCAACTACCGAGAAGAGTGGACTAGGCACCGGCCAAGTTGTCGGTATCGTGGTAGGCGTGATTGCGGCCGTTATAGGTGCCGCTGCCCTTGTCCTCTTCCTGTGGTTCCGACGAAAGAAGCAACAGAACGAACAAGAAGCCTATCAGGACGATCCCAGTGTTCGAGATAGCTCCTCGGGCATTGCACGACCTGATATGAGCATGGCTGGATCACCTATTGCATCAGCCGCGGCAGGAAGCCGTAACAGCACCTTGCAAGTCGATCCTCGAATGGATCCATTTAAGCAAGGATTGTACGTTCGAAGCGCAAGTCATGAGAGTATCAACACATTGCGAGATGACCACGACTATTCGAGGAGGATTCAAGCACCCAAGGTCCTCCGTGCAACAAACCCCGATCCAACGCCCGAGCCTTGA
- a CDS encoding cell wall integrity and stress response component, producing MKSLLHLCCTRPHMLSCSVSLVKFLDQVIVIMSPLSRRAKQAGLLFLIASSWAPLAATLNIEYCASYNTGETPRNTSIYQTNGLCHDFCIDDWAYAITQDKLCWCSNYAPVKSTQVDDSKCDIPCPAWPDEVCGGDGVYGYVSLGNVEPSGSRGPSPSSTKTEDETSATSTAEDESTTSSSRTSVVQTVTAGGTIRTVTVAAPTETGGTTASENTNDSTTEKSGLGTGQVVGIVVGVIAAVIGAAALVLFLWFRRKKQQNEQEAYQDDPSVRDSSSGIARPDMSMAGSPIASAAAGSRNSTLQVDPRMDPFKQGLYVRSASHESINTLRDDHDYSRRIQAPKVLRATNPDPTPEP from the exons ATGAAAAGCCTGCTTCATCTCTGTTGCACCCGACCTCACATGCTCTCTTGCTCAGTCTCTTTGGTAAAG tttcttgaccaagtcaTAGTCATCATGTCCCCTCTTTCCAGACGTGCCAAACAGGCAGGCTTGCTCTTCTTaatagcatcatcatgggcgCCTCTAGCTGCTACTCTAAACATCGAATATTGTGCTAGCTACAATACTGGCGAGACCCCCAGGA ATACGAGCATCTATCAGACAAATGGCCTTTGCCATGATTTCTGTATCGATGACTGGGCGTACGCTATCACTCAAGACAAGCTATGTTGGTGTTCGAATTACGCACCGGTCAAGTCAACCCAAGTGGACGACTCCAAGTGCGATATTCCTTGCCCAGCATGGCCTGACGAAGTCTGCGGTGGTGACGGAGTATACGGATATGTGTCTCTAGGCAACGTCGAGCCTTCCGGCTCAAGGGGCCCTTCcccctcatcaaccaaa ACCGAGGACGAAACCTCAGCTACGAGCACAGCCGAGGATGAGTCAACTACATCTAGTTCGCGCACCTCTGTCGTCCAGACTGTCACTGCTGGGGGTACTATCAGGACCGTCACTGTGGCAGCCCCGACGGAGACTGGTGGAACGACCGCAAGCGAAAACACCAATGACTCAACTACCGAGAAGAGTGGACTAGGCACCGGCCAAGTTGTCGGTATCGTGGTAGGCGTGATTGCGGCCGTTATAGGTGCCGCTGCCCTTGTCCTCTTCCTGTGGTTCCGACGAAAGAAGCAACAGAACGAACAAGAAGCCTATCAGGACGATCCCAGTGTTCGAGATAGCTCCTCGGGCATTGCACGACCTGATATGAGCATGGCTGGATCACCTATTGCATCAGCCGCGGCAGGAAGCCGTAACAGCACCTTGCAAGTCGATCCTCGAATGGATCCATTTAAGCAAGGATTGTACGTTCGAAGCGCAAGTCATGAGAGTATCAACACATTGCGAGATGACCACGACTATTCGAGGAGGATTCAAGCACCCAAGGTCCTCCGTGCAACAAACCCCGATCCAACGCCCGAGCCTTGA
- a CDS encoding cell wall integrity and stress response component: MKSLLHLCCTRPHMLSCSVSLVKFLDQVIVIMSPLSRRAKQAGLLFLIASSWAPLAATLNIEYCASYNTGETPRNTSIYQTNGLCHDFCIDDWAYAITQDKLCWCSNYAPVKSTQVDDSKCDIPCPAWPDEVCGGDGVYGYVSLGNVEPSGSRGPSPSSTKAKPTTVAVSRVTETIQNTVTLKPSSTSISTSTSTSSSEPETTSTTEDETSATSTAEDESTTSSSRTSVVQTVTAGGTIRTVTVAAPTETGGTTASENTNDSTTEKSGLGTGQVVGIVVGVIAAVIGAAALVLFLWFRRKKQQNEQEAYQDDPSVRDSSSGIARPDMSMAGSPIASAAAGSRNSTLQVDPRMDPFKQGLYVRSASHESINTLRDDHDYSRRIQAPKVLRATNPDPTPEP, encoded by the exons ATGAAAAGCCTGCTTCATCTCTGTTGCACCCGACCTCACATGCTCTCTTGCTCAGTCTCTTTGGTAAAG tttcttgaccaagtcaTAGTCATCATGTCCCCTCTTTCCAGACGTGCCAAACAGGCAGGCTTGCTCTTCTTaatagcatcatcatgggcgCCTCTAGCTGCTACTCTAAACATCGAATATTGTGCTAGCTACAATACTGGCGAGACCCCCAGGA ATACGAGCATCTATCAGACAAATGGCCTTTGCCATGATTTCTGTATCGATGACTGGGCGTACGCTATCACTCAAGACAAGCTATGTTGGTGTTCGAATTACGCACCGGTCAAGTCAACCCAAGTGGACGACTCCAAGTGCGATATTCCTTGCCCAGCATGGCCTGACGAAGTCTGCGGTGGTGACGGAGTATACGGATATGTGTCTCTAGGCAACGTCGAGCCTTCCGGCTCAAGGGGCCCTTCcccctcatcaaccaaa GCAAAACCAACCACCGTGGCCGTATCCAGAGTGACTGAGACAATACAGAATACGGTGACTCTAAAGCCATCATCCACATCCATATCGACCTCCACGTCCACGTCCAGCTCAGAGCCTgaaacaacttcaact ACCGAGGACGAAACCTCAGCTACGAGCACAGCCGAGGATGAGTCAACTACATCTAGTTCGCGCACCTCTGTCGTCCAGACTGTCACTGCTGGGGGTACTATCAGGACCGTCACTGTGGCAGCCCCGACGGAGACTGGTGGAACGACCGCAAGCGAAAACACCAATGACTCAACTACCGAGAAGAGTGGACTAGGCACCGGCCAAGTTGTCGGTATCGTGGTAGGCGTGATTGCGGCCGTTATAGGTGCCGCTGCCCTTGTCCTCTTCCTGTGGTTCCGACGAAAGAAGCAACAGAACGAACAAGAAGCCTATCAGGACGATCCCAGTGTTCGAGATAGCTCCTCGGGCATTGCACGACCTGATATGAGCATGGCTGGATCACCTATTGCATCAGCCGCGGCAGGAAGCCGTAACAGCACCTTGCAAGTCGATCCTCGAATGGATCCATTTAAGCAAGGATTGTACGTTCGAAGCGCAAGTCATGAGAGTATCAACACATTGCGAGATGACCACGACTATTCGAGGAGGATTCAAGCACCCAAGGTCCTCCGTGCAACAAACCCCGATCCAACGCCCGAGCCTTGA